DNA sequence from the Salvia splendens isolate huo1 chromosome 19, SspV2, whole genome shotgun sequence genome:
gaccgttagtttttttatggaatcgtaaaaaaaggactacttcgtcgacattttcatttgttatagaCCTGTTTTTCAAAAGGTGAATGTTTTAgtccaaattcgtattttggtctATGTATAGGACCAAAATTAACCTTTcctctattttaaaaatatgataaCGATGCAAATTGATGAATTGGTACGATTTAGAAATTTGGTTAGTTGGTgaacaaaaatacaaaatagttgGAATTCAAATAAAGTTCCGATTATACCATGGGTTGAGGTCCATGATCTTTATTAGAAGATGGTATACTTTACTACGATGCATTGCGAAGAACATTTGATCAAGAACAACATCAATTCTATGCTATGaatacatatatatgatatGATCATATGGAAGAGGCTCTGAAAAGTGAAGCATAAGAGATCATTTATATGCTACAATATGGTTCGACTTCTCTTTGGAATATAGTTGCACGCATTGTCAGTTGTCACAAATGAAGCACAAGAGTTCATTAAGGCCGGAAAATCTGGCAAAACCAGGCAGACCACCGCAGCTGCGACTGATTTTCCGGTGGCCTCCATTTGCGGTGCTATGCAATAAGGCCGCAATTTCCGGCACCACCCGCAAAATCGGATCTTATTAACATGATAATATGGAGTAAAATAAATTACAGATCACAGAGAATTAATGGTGTCACATTTGAAATGTCTCATGCATCAATACAATTGAAAATACGATCAAAATTATGCTAAGGAACATTATTGAAACCTCGAAACAAATTGGAATGTATGTATAGTTTGAATGAATGCTTCGTCCATCTCCTAtttatactctctctctctctctctctgtgcgTGTATATCCGTACAAATACAGTTAAGTTAACAAACTTGTGATCAAAACTGATGATCAACAAGAACCACTTATGAAGTGCATATGAAGGAAAGGTGAATGAGTGGTCACTCATGGTTTCTCCTCTCTTCTTGTATCGACTGAAAAATCCGTGCTGCCGATGCTGATGCCAACATACGGTTGTGCGGGACGACCCTGATCGCCTGCACCCTCTGCTCATTTCTCTGCAGCGAAGGCGTGGTGGGGAAGAGTGGGAGCACGTCTCCTTCCAATCTCTTGGGGTCGCTCGTCTCCGTACCGCCCTGCATTTCACTTCCATTGGATCTATGCAGGTTTCCACCACACTCCGACACTGCCACGCTCTGGCTCGACACTTTGCACAGGATCGGAGGTGGCACGAACAAGTTAGAGGACAAGCTTTTATCAATTTCTCCCGCCAAAGGCATTGGATATGGTTGCAAGTAACTCTGGCCGGGCTCGGTCCTGCAGAATCCTTCGTTTCCTTCCTCGTTGGGAGGGGGGATGCCGCCATAAGCTGCCCCTCCCAACGAGCCTAAGCTCACCGGGGGGCAGTTTCCGTAGACAGGGGCCATGAAACGAACGGCTGGGAAACATGGCCCGGGGTAAGGTTTGTATATGAGCCCCTCCGAAGGAGATCTCACCGGGACTAGCCACTGATTCCCCGTCGGAACCGGCAAGCACCATGGTGCCAGTTTAGGACCAAGGGGGGTGGATGCAGGATTTGGGAGAGGTGTTTGCTGAGGGAGAAGCCCTTTCTCGAGATCAGTTGGAGGCAACGGAAGCAGTCCACATATTGCCTCCGATCCAAGACTGGACTTGGGAAGGTCGATTTTCGCTTTAGCAGTAGCTAGGGATGGATCGAGTGGGGAGACATAAAGCAACTTGTTGATCGGAGGAAACTTGATGGATGGGTCGAATGTAGTTTCACGCAAGATTTCCGGATATTGCGCTATGTGTCTCTGCACCTATTCCACAGCACCGGACAAAGATTAGGATATACTAACCGGGCAAAGGTCGCTTTCTAGCCCAAAGTATACACATTTCATTATTAATGTCTTCCACATATTTGTACCCAATGACAAAGATTTTAGGTACTAATATGTCATCACTATTAAAGAACCAGATATTTATTAAAAGTTGGGCATACTTTGGGCTAGAAAGAGATATTTACCCATTCTAACATGGCCTCCCGGCTTCAAAGGCCTACGAGCTTACAGTTATCAATCTGTGCAGCTCAAACTTCTGCAAAGAAAATATCTTCTGTTGACTGCATGGGAAAATTATCTGCGTTAGTATCCTGATCATAATACGAGAAAAAGGTCGACATTTTAAACTAGTCAAAATGCTTACTGGATCATTGTTTTCCTTGCTTTCAAGAACAGCCTCTGGCCAATAACTCTCACAACTTCATCAGAAGCTATATCCAGGCCTAAGATAGAGTTCACGGCGAAAGCATCTGAGGTTTCCTCCCTTTTCACACCATCTCCTATTTTCAACGACAGAGGATCGCTGTCGATGTTGGCTCGTAGGGTGCAGTCCCCAGCTACGGTAGACGAATGAGCCTTATCATCTATCGAAGAAGTGCTTTTTCTTGAGACAACGCCACATGCAGACAAATCAGCAGCAACAGTCTTGCTCTTGGGTAAATTCTTGTACTCTAGACATAGCTTCTCCGTTTGAGGGAAATCTAATCTGTTCATCTCATCATCTCCCGTGCTGGTTTTCTTTAGGTGGTCGTGTTGAAGGGCTGCAATGCTCGGGTGGGAAATTCTATTTCCGCTGCTATTCAGATATAGTTTGCTGTTTTCATGATCTCTGGTTTTTGTTTCCTTCGACAGTCTTGAAATGATGGTATCGAGCTTCTCTTTTTTCACCTGCAGCTGAGGATTGCCATAGTTGCGAATCTTCTCAGGCTGAAGAAATGGCGAAACTCCAAAATCCTTTTCGTTAGTGCAACAATTACTATAGCTGGAAAAGACAGGCGGTGGTTGGACCGAGATACACTTGGCTTTCATCATTAGACTGGATGAGGAACTTGGATCCGGATAGTTTTCTGGTACCGACGCCCCAGCAGAACAGTGAGAGTAGTACCACTCTGGCGAGTTAGGACACTCGTTAGAAGCCAATCCAGGCCGTACTTTCCGTTTGACACCAGCAACCTATAACGGTTCAAATATTCAAGAATTTGAGAGGGCATATGAACTCTAATTTTAAAGTAACAAGCCATTTCAGATCCTATTCATCACACAAACTAGTAAAGTAGTAAGTATACATAAAACATGTGAAACAAACATTAAGACTACTTACTCAATTTTCATTTCTTTGTCATGATTGAGTAAATGGATAACTAGATGCTCCCCATCTTCATGTTCCTAATTTATACTAGTATGATCTTCTCTATGAAGCTACTTAGAAAACGCCAACGAAAAATCTTCTGCATGCTACTCTACTAAAAGTGGTCAAGAAATTGAACTTGTTTTAATATTAGCAAAAATCAAGAATTGAAACTCCAACAAATGACCCTTCAACACATAATTATACCAGAGTCTTCTTGCCGGAGCTAGTTAGAATGAACTCAACCTAATCTGAGAACGGATGATGGATCATGTAATTCGGAATGTGCAAGTGCAACTAGCTCAGTGAGAGAAGCCCATATATCTCAACAAAAACATTGAGCAACAATTGCAAAATCCAACTAATGACTCTCTTGCATGTGATTCGAGATAAATAAATGCACAAACACGAGCCTACTACATACAATTC
Encoded proteins:
- the LOC121778092 gene encoding ELF3-like protein 2; amino-acid sequence: MKGEKDEGKQMVPLFPSGLRIGDGDRGGPSAPPPRKTMALFEEYRVNTQGPKPKYGPRLLPVPSGHGSTNFVSQTSSNNVTNFVSQTSSNNVAGVKRKVRPGLASNECPNSPEWYYSHCSAGASVPENYPDPSSSSSLMMKAKCISVQPPPVFSSYSNCCTNEKDFGVSPFLQPEKIRNYGNPQLQVKKEKLDTIISRLSKETKTRDHENSKLYLNSSGNRISHPSIAALQHDHLKKTSTGDDEMNRLDFPQTEKLCLEYKNLPKSKTVAADLSACGVVSRKSTSSIDDKAHSSTVAGDCTLRANIDSDPLSLKIGDGVKREETSDAFAVNSILGLDIASDEVVRVIGQRLFLKARKTMIHQQKIFSLQKFELHRLITVQRHIAQYPEILRETTFDPSIKFPPINKLLYVSPLDPSLATAKAKIDLPKSSLGSEAICGLLPLPPTDLEKGLLPQQTPLPNPASTPLGPKLAPWCLPVPTGNQWLVPVRSPSEGLIYKPYPGPCFPAVRFMAPVYGNCPPVSLGSLGGAAYGGIPPPNEEGNEGFCRTEPGQSYLQPYPMPLAGEIDKSLSSNLFVPPPILCKVSSQSVAVSECGGNLHRSNGSEMQGGTETSDPKRLEGDVLPLFPTTPSLQRNEQRVQAIRVVPHNRMLASASAARIFQSIQEERRNHE